The following coding sequences lie in one Silene latifolia isolate original U9 population chromosome 5, ASM4854445v1, whole genome shotgun sequence genomic window:
- the LOC141657528 gene encoding uncharacterized protein LOC141657528 has product MPASMITVDGESPSNHLNFAIDKRENMRQTLEIIHSQSNSLLHLSLQWKDLEEYFDSISSAIAKREEEIELKLRQIDWKTKYMNKKSSDFEEKKIEFNEMLELYEERCEQLDDDFESLRCKFERLRDYKKGLKRKFKKRELKLEAKELLIDNKEHEVEFRAKKLNSIERDLLRRMFEIEGRERKIELNEKGFVDKSDELKLENGEIVEEIVEENDDYADIRFNIVMNGRDLQMFLNGRFDDHDKLRDEVTRGISLSIDPPKLVLDAIQGFYPEGFRNGDLGFDLNVVRRSCVLLLEQLNELKARIKACVRERAMRVAVEWKNKMNVGGDSDGGCLEVVGFLQLVATYGLVSEFDEEELLRLFEACARHDRAPQLCRSLGFTDRVHEIIQNLILREQPFEGIKLAYAFQLVDIFPPMPILRAHLKSTFHNAQKLYEDGDASVEVQIKCINMKLAVLDSVVKCIKEFGLASKYLVQNLEHQIFKLKVQKSKCNACPSDSEAKSTIENEETPVSWLDKETCLSTCVYPNIPVRLASPSLDAQTQSTRPKLASVVVTHTHSQLASC; this is encoded by the exons GAAATCATACACTCACAATCAAACTCACTCTTACACTTATCGTTGCAGTGGAAGGACCTTGAAGAGTATTTCGACTCTATTTCGTCCGCCATTGCTAAGCGAGAAGAAGAAATCGAGCTGAAATTGCGACAAATTGACTGGAAAACCAAGTACATGAACAAAAAATCGAGTGATTTTGAGGAGAAAAAGATTGAGTTCAATGAGATGTTAGAATTGTATGAAGAAAGATGTGaacagttggatgatgattttGAGAGCTTAAGGTGTAAGTTTGAGAGATTGAGAGATTATAAGAAGGGATTGAAGAGGAAATTTAAGAAACGAGAATTGAAATTGGAAGCTAAAGAGCTGTTGATTGATAATAAAGAACATGAAGTTGAATTTAGAGCTAAGAAATTGAATTCTATCGAGCGCGATTTGTTGAGGAGAATGTTTGAAATTGAAGGGAGAGAAAGGAAAATTGAGTTGAATGAGAAGGGTTTTGTTGACAAGAGTGATGAATTGAAGTTGGAAAATGGGGAAATTGTTGAAGAAATTGTTGAGGAAAATGATGATTATGCTGATATTAGGTTTAATATAGTTATGAATGGGAGGGATTTGCAAATGTTTTTGAATGGTAGATTTGATGATCATGACAAATTGAGAGATGAAGTTACTAGAGGTATTAGCTTATCAATTGATCCTCCAAAGTTGGTGTTGGATGCAATTCAAGGGTTTTACCCTGAGGGTTTTCGAAATGGAGATTTGGGTTTCGATTTGAATGTGGTTCGTAGAAGCTGTGTGTTGTTGTTGGAGCAGTTGAATGAGTTGAAGGCGCGGATTAAAGCTTGTGTTAGGGAGAGGGCAATGAGGGTTGCAGTGGAGTGGAAAAACAAGATGAATGTGGGTGGTGATAGTGATGGTGGTTGTTTGGAGGTGGTTGGTTTTTTGCAGCTTGTTGCTACTTATGGATTAGTGTCTGAGTTTGATGAGGAGGAGCTCTTGCGGCTTTTTGAGGCTTGTGCTAGGCATGATCGAGCTCCTCAGTTGTGTCGTAGTCTTGGTTTTACTGACCGTGTTCATG AGATTATTCAAAACCTCATTCTCCGAGAACAACCCTTTGAAGGTATAAAGCTAGCTTATGCATTTCAACTGGTTGACATATTCCCTCCAATGCCTATCCTGAGAGCCCATTTGAAGTCAACTTTTCATAATGCTCAGAAATTGTATGAAGATGGGGATGCTTCGGTGGAAGTGCAG ATCAAATGTATTAATATGAAGCTAGCTGTGCTAGATTCTGTTGTCAAATGCATCAAGGAGTTTGGGCTTGCATCTAAATACCTGGTTCAAAACCTTGAACATCAAATCTTTAAGCTGAAAGTTCAAAAGAGCAAATGCAATGCGTGCCCCTCTGATTCCGAGGCAAAGTCAACAATCGAGAATGAGGAAACGCCCGTCTCATGGTTAGACAAAGAGACATGCTTGTCTACTTGTGTGTACCCCAACATACCCGTTCGTTTGGCTTCTCCTAGCCTTGATGCTCAAACACAAAGCACACGCCCTAAATTGGCTTCTGTTGTGGTTACACATACACACTCGCAATTGGCTTCATGTTAA